In Streptomyces sp. NBC_01231, the sequence TATGGACTCGTCGAGAGCGGATACCGCGAGCAGGTCGACGAGGCGTAGGCCACCGGTCGCTCCCCCTCACATCGGGCTGCTCAGACACCCCTGAAGCCGTCGGGAAGCCCCTCTCCTGGCACAGCCATCGCACGTCGCCGCCTTCTCACCAGGGTGGTGCGACTTCGAAAGGTAGAAATCATGAAAATCGGCGTGATCGGCACGGGATCGATCGGGATGACGCTGACGCGGAGGTTCAGCGCGGGCGGACACGATGTCCAGGTGGCGAACTCCCGGGGCCCCGAGACCATCGCCCCTGACGTGCTGGAGTTCGGGGCGCGTGCAGCGACCGCGGCCGATGCCGTGCAGGGCAAGGAGGTGGTCATTCTGTCCGTCCCCTTCGGGCAAATCCCGGCGGTGGCCGCTCTCTTCGCCTCCGTGCCCAGCGAAACCGTGGTCATCGACACCTCCAATTACTGGCGGAACATCAGCGGTGTCATCGAGGCGGTGGAGAACGGCCAGGTGGAAAGCCTGTGGGTGGCCGAGCAGTTGGGGCGGCCCATAGTGAAGGCATGGAACGCCGCTCTGGCAGGCACCTTGGAGACGAAGGGCGTCCCGGCGGGAACCCCGGGACGCATCGCCCTCCCGGTCGCGGCCGACTCCGACGAGGCACGGCGCGTGGGCATGCGCCTGGTGGACGAGAGCGGCTTCGCTCCCTTCGACGCCGGTGTGCTGGCCGACTCCTGGCGCCAGCAGCCGATGACTCCTGCCTACTGCACCGAGTTGGGCCTGGACGATCTGAGGCCAGCGCTGGAGGCGGCCGACCGGACCGAGGCCCGGCGCAACCGCGACCGCATGATCGAGCGCCTCGCCACTCTCACGTCCACACCCATGCCCACCCTGGAGGAGATCGTCGAGCACAACCGCTCCCTCCACCGCTGACCCAACGGCCGCCACCCTGTTGCACCGGGCAACACCGGGGCCGAGTCCTCGGCGGCAGGTCAGGAAACACGCACATCACTCAGTCCCTCCATGCCGCGGCCTGCGGCATGGAGCCGCTCCCCTGGAACACGCCGTGCCGTGAGACGCAGCCGGGTCGGCGGGACCGAGCACATTGAGAGGAATCGCGTTGCCCCACACAACACCGTCCCTGACCGACACCGTGCGGTCCCGGCGCTCCGTTCGGAAGTTCCTGCCCACGCCGCTGTCCCCGTCCGACATCCGTGGCGTGCTGGAAGACGCTCAAACCGCCCCCTCGAACTGCAACACCCAGCCGTGGAGGGTACATGTCGTCTCGGGTGCGCCACGAGACGCCCTGAGCAAGGAACTGCTCCGGGCCGATGAGCAGGAGCGGCTCTCCTACGATTTCACCTTCTCCTACTCCGACTTCGGCGAGGGCACCTACCGCGACCGGGCGCACGACCATGCCGCGACCCTCTACCAGGCTCTGGGGATACCGCGCTCGGACCAGACACGCAGGAAGGCAGCGGCCCGCGAGAACCTGCACTTCTTCGGCGCTCCCCATGTCGCCTTCCTCTTCATGCCGGCGTTCGGCGACGGGGTGCGTGTCGCCGGCGACATCGGCATGTACGCGCCGAACTTCCTGCTCTCGCTGGCGGCCCGTGGATTCGACGGCATTCCGCAGACCGCGCTCGGGTTCTACGCCGCGGTCGTCCGCGAGTTCCTCGACGTTCCCGAGGAGCTCAAGCTTCTGTTCGGCATCTCCTTCGGCGTGGCCGATCGGGCCGCACCCGTGAACGGCTTCCGCATGGGACGAGCTCCGCTTGCGCAGAGCGTGGTCCTGCACGGGACCCCCGGAGTCCTCGACGAGCACCGATAGGACTCCGGCAGGTCCTGCTGTCTGTCGTGGTCAGCGGCATGGTGGGTGTGAACGCCCATCAAGTGAACCGTGCCGGGGCGTAGTTGGCACTATTCGTGCCGACGTGTTCGCCTTGCCAGTCGCCGTCGCCACCGTACTGCGGGCCCCTGGGCAAGCAGGCGAACTGCCGGGTCGCGGTCAGCGTGCGGGCGATCTCCGACACTGCCCAACTCGTCGATCACGGCCGAGTACGTCGCGATCGACGAACATCGGCTGGTGGCCATGCCCAACCACCTGGACTTCACCGAGGCCGAGACGCTGCCCTGCGCCGCCATCACCACCTGGTCGGCACTGGAAGCGTCGGGCCCGGCGACACCGTGCTGGTCCAGGGATCGGGCGGCGTCTCAGGGTCATCTCAGCGCACAAAGCTGCACCCGGTGATCGACCGCGTCTTTCCCTTCGAGGAAGCCCTCGACGCCGCATCCCACCTGGCGAGCGGCGCTCACTTCGGCAAGGTCGTCATCACCCACTTACACCACCGCGTCCGCGGTCGGCCGCAGGCCCGGTCGCGCCGCAGGGACCAAGCCCAGGAACTCCGGTCACCGAGACCGGGGTTATGTTCCAAACAAGGAGTTTCACCATGAAGATCGGCATTCTCGGCACCGGGAACATCGGCAAGACGTTGACCAGGCGGTTGAGCGCGGCCGGGCACGAGGTAAAGGCGGCCAATTCGCGCGGCCCGGAGACTATCGAGGCGGACGTGCTGGCCTCGGGCGGACGAGCGGTGACAGCGGCGGAAGCCGTGGTGGACGTCGACGCCGTGATCCTCTCCATTCCCTTCACCCGCATTCCGCAGGTCGCCCCACTGATCGCCAAGGTGCCGGCTGACACGGTTGTCATCGACACGTCGAACTACTTCCCACACCGGGACAACGGAATCGCGGCGATCGAGGCCGGCCAGGCCGAGAGCGTGTGGGCTGCCAAGCAACTGGGCCGACCCATCGTCAAGGCGTGGAACTCGATCGGATCCGAGTCGTTCGCGCACAGGAACAAGCCGGCGGGAAGTGCGGACCGCATCTCGCTCCCCGTCGCGGCCGACAGTCCGCGAGAGCGTGACCTGGCAATGGCACTCGTTGAGGACACCGGGTTCGACGCCTTTGATGCGGGGCCGCTCGCGGAATCGTGGCGGCAGCAGCCCGGCACACCCGCCTACTGCACGGATCTCACCCGTCAGGAGTTGCCGGACGCACTGGCGACGGCCGACGCGGCGCGATCACCGAAGCGGCGCGACCTCGGGCTCGCCGTGGTCCAGGAACGCTTCGGGGCCGGCGTGCAACCAGACGGGGAATACCTTGTCCGCCTGTACCGCGCAATTTCCATCTGAGGACGGGGGGCTGACGCGGTGACCCGTGAGAGGCCCTCGTATCTCACAGGTCGTGACGCTTCGCAACAGACACCTCACCAGTCCCAGTAGTGATCGAACCGAGATCCAAGATCAACGCTTGGCGTTCAATCCTGGAGCACTACCGGTGAGACCCCGATACCCTCACGTCCGGACGAGCAGGAACGGCCTGGCGGCTGTGCGCCTGTGCGGGTCCGTCTGAGGGGCTTGGGCCCCCGGGCGGTTGGACCGTTCAGATCCCTGTGGACGCCGAAGCGACCAGATCCACTGGGCGGTTCAGGGACCACTCCACCAGGCAGAGACCGCCGATCCATGGATAAACCGTCCTCTCCCGCCCCTGCGCGGGCGCCCCTACGGTCGAGGCTGCGGGCGCTCACCGGCCCGCCGTACCGAAGGAGCAAGACCCTCATGAAGATGACCGGCAACACGATCCTGATCACCGGCGGCACCTCGGGCATCGGGCTTGGCCTGGCCCTGCGCCTGCACGAGGCCGGAAACAAGGTGGTCGTCGCCGGCCGGCGCAAGGAACTCCTCGACGAGATCACGGCTGAGCACCCGGGCATCGACGGGCTCGTCCTCGATGTGGCGGACCCCGGCTCGATCGCCCGGGCCCGTGAGACCGTGGCGGCGAGCCACCCGGGGCTGAACGTCCTGGTCAACAACGCCGGCATCATGCTGCTGGAGAACCTCCTCGACCCGGCCGGACTCCAGGTCGCCGAGGATCACGTCGCGACCAATCTGCTCGGCACGATTCGGATGACGTATGCCTTCCTGCCGCTGCTGGTGGGCAAGGACGACGCGGTCGTCATGAATGTCACCTCCGCGCTGGCGTTCGTACCGTTCCCGATCACGCCGACCTACAGCGCGACGAAGGCCGCGCTGCACTCCTTCTCCGAGAGCCTGCGCATCCAGCTCGCCGGTGCTGACGCCGGCGTCCAGGTGATCGAGGTGGTCCCGCCGGGCGTGCGCACGACCCTGCTCGGTCAGCAGGACAGCGACCAGTCCATGCCGTTGGACGACTTCCTCACCGAGACCCTCGATCTGCTGCGCGAGAAGCCCGACGCGACGGAGCTGGTCGTCGAGCGCGCCAGGTTCATTCGCGACGCGGTGGCCACCGGCTCCTACGACGACGTCCTCGCCATGATCAGCAGCAGCTGACCGACCTGTAGTGACCGACGCGGAACAACAGCACGCGGGCAGGTCCTGATGGGCCACATCATGGACGAACGCGAACTGGATCGCCTCGGGGAGGTCCTCACCGAAGACGCGGAACGACAAGGAAGCGTCTTCTGCTTCGCCCCGGCCGTCGGACGGGAGGCGACCGGCTCCGTCCTGAGTGCCGAGGGGCACGCGAGCGCCCGTCTGACACGGCGAACATCGTCGTGTCGGACCGGCCGGGCCGGCGACGAGGCCCGGCGCCGGTCCGAAGCGTTGGGCGTCCTCGACGGGGGACCGTCGCCGCAGGCCGTCTTCCATACCGGCGGCCTGCGGCGCACCGCCGAGGGTCGGCGTATTCCCCAGCGGGTCATGCAGGCCAGGCAACCATCGAGACGTCGCGCTGCGAGTGCCCTCGGCGTCGGTCGTACGGGCGGCTTCGCGCGGGCGGGAGAGGACTGCTCAGCCATGGATCGGCGGTCTCTGGATAGCCGGGCGGGATGCGGCGAGTATGGGGACATGAACAAGAAGGAACTGGCGGAATTCCTGCGCCACCGGCGTGAGACGCTACGGCCCCGCGACGTCGGGCTGGTCGAGGGCCCACGCAGGCGTACGCAGGGACTGCGCCGCGAGGAGGTCGCCCAGCTCGCCGGCATGTCCACCGACTACTACGCCCGCCTGGAACAGCAGCGTGCCCCGCAGCCCTCCGTCCAGATCACCACGGCCCTCGCCCGGGCACTGCGGCTGACCCTGGACGAACGCGACCATCTCTTCGTCCTCATCGGCCACAACGCCCCGGCCCGCTTCCACCGCCCCTCCGAACATGTCTGCCCGACGCTGATGCGGGTCCTGGACCGCCTGGACGACTCCCCGGCCATGGTGCAGACCGACCTGTTCGACACCCTCGCGATGAACCCGTTGGCCGTCGCGCTGCTCGGCGACCAGACCCGCCACACCGGTCTGGCCCGCAGCGGCTACTACCGCTGGTTCATGGACCCGGCCGAGCGTCTGATGGTTCCGGAGGAGACCCACGAACGCCACGGCCGCGCCCAGGCGGCACGCCTGCGGGCCGCGCTGACAGCCGGCAACGACACCCCCCGAGCCGCCCAGATCCTCGCCGAACTCCAGGAACACAGCCCCGAGTTCGTCCGCATGTGGGAACTTCAGGAAGTCGCCCAGCGCTACGACGACTGCAAGACCATCCTCCATCCCGAACTCGGCCGCATCGATGTCGACGCCCAGCTCCTGTACACCGAGTACCGCGCCCAAACTCTGGTGGTGCTGACCACTCGCCCCGGCACGGAGAGCCACAGCAAACTCGAACTGCTCTCCGTCATAGGACACCAACAGCTCACCCCGTGACGTCCTGGACCCGGGGGCTCTTGGCTTGATCCACGACGGTCATCGGCCCCAACGGCAAGCCGGTCGAACTCCAGATCCGTACGTTCGACATGCACCGCCGCGCCGTGACCTCGCCGCTGAGAGGGCGTTACTGACTTCGGCGTACTAGGGTCGGTCAGTCGAGTGCGAGGCCCGTCCCGGTGAGGAATCCGCCGAGGATGCTGTGTTGGTACTGCATCCTTGAGCCGCTGGCGGAGCAGGGTCTCCAGGCAACTGAGGGTGCGGGCGGCCAGGTTGGCCGGGCTCCGCTTGATGTGCGCCCACAGGCCCTCCACCGGGTTGAGTTCGGGCGCGTACTCGGGCAGCAGGATCACCGTCAGCCCGTTCCGCTCGGCCACGAGTACCTTCATCGTCGTGGACGTGTGGGTAATCGACGTCCCGTCTGGTGATCAGCAGACTGTCTCCAGGACTTGATCTTGGCGGTGATCGTGGGACGTCGACCGAGTGTGTTCGTCCGTCCGGTCAGCATGGAGGAGGGCCGCCGCCTGCTGCGGATCAGCCGACCGCGAAGGATCCGGTCCGGCTGCGGCGGGCGATCCTGGTGCTGATGTCCGCCCAGGGCCAGACGGTCAAGGACATCACCTCGCTGATGCAGGTCGGCGAGAACTACGTCCGCGATGTCATCCACGCCTTCAACGAGCGGGGGTTCGACGCGCTGGACCCAAAATGGAGCGGGGGACGCCCCAGGACCATCAGTGAGCGAGTGCGCAAGCACATCTGCCTGATCGCCC encodes:
- a CDS encoding NAD(P)-binding domain-containing protein; translated protein: MKIGVIGTGSIGMTLTRRFSAGGHDVQVANSRGPETIAPDVLEFGARAATAADAVQGKEVVILSVPFGQIPAVAALFASVPSETVVIDTSNYWRNISGVIEAVENGQVESLWVAEQLGRPIVKAWNAALAGTLETKGVPAGTPGRIALPVAADSDEARRVGMRLVDESGFAPFDAGVLADSWRQQPMTPAYCTELGLDDLRPALEAADRTEARRNRDRMIERLATLTSTPMPTLEEIVEHNRSLHR
- a CDS encoding nitroreductase → MPHTTPSLTDTVRSRRSVRKFLPTPLSPSDIRGVLEDAQTAPSNCNTQPWRVHVVSGAPRDALSKELLRADEQERLSYDFTFSYSDFGEGTYRDRAHDHAATLYQALGIPRSDQTRRKAAARENLHFFGAPHVAFLFMPAFGDGVRVAGDIGMYAPNFLLSLAARGFDGIPQTALGFYAAVVREFLDVPEELKLLFGISFGVADRAAPVNGFRMGRAPLAQSVVLHGTPGVLDEHR
- a CDS encoding zinc-binding dehydrogenase gives rise to the protein MIDRVFPFEEALDAASHLASGAHFGKVVITHLHHRVRGRPQARSRRRDQAQELRSPRPGLCSKQGVSP
- a CDS encoding NAD(P)-binding domain-containing protein — its product is MKIGILGTGNIGKTLTRRLSAAGHEVKAANSRGPETIEADVLASGGRAVTAAEAVVDVDAVILSIPFTRIPQVAPLIAKVPADTVVIDTSNYFPHRDNGIAAIEAGQAESVWAAKQLGRPIVKAWNSIGSESFAHRNKPAGSADRISLPVAADSPRERDLAMALVEDTGFDAFDAGPLAESWRQQPGTPAYCTDLTRQELPDALATADAARSPKRRDLGLAVVQERFGAGVQPDGEYLVRLYRAISI
- a CDS encoding SDR family NAD(P)-dependent oxidoreductase — encoded protein: MKMTGNTILITGGTSGIGLGLALRLHEAGNKVVVAGRRKELLDEITAEHPGIDGLVLDVADPGSIARARETVAASHPGLNVLVNNAGIMLLENLLDPAGLQVAEDHVATNLLGTIRMTYAFLPLLVGKDDAVVMNVTSALAFVPFPITPTYSATKAALHSFSESLRIQLAGADAGVQVIEVVPPGVRTTLLGQQDSDQSMPLDDFLTETLDLLREKPDATELVVERARFIRDAVATGSYDDVLAMISSS
- a CDS encoding helix-turn-helix transcriptional regulator produces the protein MNKKELAEFLRHRRETLRPRDVGLVEGPRRRTQGLRREEVAQLAGMSTDYYARLEQQRAPQPSVQITTALARALRLTLDERDHLFVLIGHNAPARFHRPSEHVCPTLMRVLDRLDDSPAMVQTDLFDTLAMNPLAVALLGDQTRHTGLARSGYYRWFMDPAERLMVPEETHERHGRAQAARLRAALTAGNDTPRAAQILAELQEHSPEFVRMWELQEVAQRYDDCKTILHPELGRIDVDAQLLYTEYRAQTLVVLTTRPGTESHSKLELLSVIGHQQLTP
- a CDS encoding helix-turn-helix domain-containing protein, yielding MSAQGQTVKDITSLMQVGENYVRDVIHAFNERGFDALDPKWSGGRPRTISERVRKHICLIARTSPADWG